From the Triticum urartu cultivar G1812 unplaced genomic scaffold, Tu2.1 TuUngrouped_contig_4432, whole genome shotgun sequence genome, the window ATATTTTGTTTTCACCAGAAGATAAAGAGCCAATGGCGGTGAGGATGGTTCAACAAGAGAATGTATCTGGTGAAACGAGCGAACTGGTGCGCCGAGTGCACCAGCGACATATGGGCCATTGGATGCAAAAGACAGGGACAGGATCGGTTAGAAGATGGGCCTGCTGGTACATTTTCAAAACAGTCCTTACAGCATAGGTAAATCAAGCAAATTGACCTCCGCCCGCACTCAAGGTCGTCTCCCTCCCCTTCCATCTCCTGTACCAgcacagccgccgccgccgcgagctAGGGTTATGGCCCAGCGAGCTCAAGAACCAATCTCCCTCCCTTGAGACAAATTTGTGCGAGttgcctccctctctccctcccccctctctctctgaCATCAAGCGCTCAAGCGTGAGCGCCCCAAATCACACGGTCCGTCGGCGGCTCGCCGCGATTGTGGCTACCTAGCGACGCGGCGCTGCAGCTCCGGGGATATCAACGCCACGGTTGATCAGGAGCCAGACATCGTCTTTTTATTGCTAAAGGATCCACGGTATGAGCACCAAATGTTGTTCTTCTGTTATGCACATGCTGTCTATTTTTTCAATCCTCAAGCTTCACCGATTTGTTTGAATCTAGTGGCATTTGGGAAACTGAATATTATGAGCACTAAATTGATGTCTGACGTGTAGTTATAATGGGGAAAAAATGCCACTAATTAAACCCGACAGTGGAAAAATAGATGAAGGGACCCGTTCTGGTTTGTGTATAATTTTCATGTACGCTTGCTAATTTTATAAAAAGATTTGTGGATGAAGAGACTTGATATGTGATCAAACTATTACCTGGGAGCCTTCATACATGGCAAGATTGTATTAATTACTAGTTGCTCATGTGATGTTCTAGACATGTATTTCACGAAATCAACGAGGGGATCTGTTCTGAAGCGACTAAAGATGTTCTTGGTATCCATTTAAATTTTTTCATGTTAAATGGAAAGGCCTTAACAATGTTTGATTGAACCTTCTCTGGCATTACTACTTAAAAGTGCTCCCCAATTTGTCTTTCCGCAATCACATTGTTGCTTTTCTCTGACTTAAAATATTGATAAGTGCTGCTTTCTTGTAGGTTACTCCAGTTCTGTACTTTTGGACATGTATGTGATGTTTTGTCATTTTTTTGCATGAAAACAGGTAACCATGGAGTCAATGGCAAGTACTGCTCTAAGTATTGGGTCAACTACGGCAATGGGAGTTGAAGATGATGCCAGCAGCTCTGCCGTGGTAATTAACGTGTTGCATTGGTTATGTATGGCACACTATTTTGTGACTTGATTGATTTTTTACCTCAAATTGGTAGGGCATGATCCGGTTGGTGGGAAATGATGAAAATACCTACAACACGCCAAAAAGAACTACCAGTCTTCCGTTTTGTGTAAGTGTTTTTTTCACGTCGATTGCACGAGCTTTAGTTCATGAACTAAACCGCTATTATATTGCATTTTAAGGGGGTCAACATATGAGCCTGAGTGTGATGATAACTTAAAGCCCGTAATTGGCATGAAGTTTGACACCTGGGAAGAGGGCATGGCACTATACAAAATGTATGCTCATGAGGTTGGGTTCTCGGTCCGCACATGGACAACACACAAAGATGATCAGGGTGTACCAGTGTGGAAGAGGTTGGTTTGTTGGTGCAAGGGAAGGTGGGCGAAAGGTGGCCACAGATGAGGAAAGGATAAAGCCTAAACGGAACTTCAAGTTAAGCAGGTGTGGTTGTGAGGCTATGATCGGATTCAAGAGGCAAGATGACGGCAAATATGAGGTTGCCCGATTTGTCCAATCGCACACGCACCAACTTATTTCGCCAAGTAAGAGACATCTCATTAAGTCAAAGAGAGAAGTAAGTAGTGAGTTGAGGACAAAATTACTTACATGTCATAAGGCATTGGTTGGCACATCTGCAGCATATCGCTTGCTTAGTGTAGAGAAGGGGGCCAAGCAAATGTAGGTTGCACAAAGCGTGATTTACAAAACTGCCACCGTGATTTTAAAAGAGCAATTAAGGGAGCAGATGGACAGATAATAGTAGATATCATGAAGAATAAGCAAGCTGCCAATCCAGCCTTCTACTTTGATTACCAACTCGATGAGAATGATAAACTTACAAATATTTTCTGGGCCGATAGTATATGCAGAAAAACTACTCATTGTTTGGTGAAGTGGTGTCTTTCGACTCCACATACCGCTTTAATAGGTATGACTTGGTGTTTGCCCCTTTCACTGGAGTTAACAACCACAAATCTTGTGTTACATTTGGTGCTGCTTTTTTATGGAATGAGAAGCAAGAATCTTATATATGGTTGTTCAAGACTTTCTTAAAAGCAATGTGTGGGGTTGCACCTAAGCTAATCATTACCGATGAAGATCAAAGCATGAGAATAGGGATAGAACATGTTTTCCCGAACACTATACATAGACTTTGCATGTGGCACATCCTCATGAAGCTTACGGAAAAAGTTGGTGCGACCCTAAAAAATAGTCCAGATTTCCATGAACAGTTTATGTCATGTGTTTGGGGATCAGAGACACCAAACGAGTTCGAGTCAAAATGGTGTTCAATAATTAATGATTTCGGGCTAGATGATAATACATGGTTGCAGGAGAAGTATGAGTTACGACGATCATGGATTCCGGCATATTTTACTGATTTCCACCTTGGCGGAATCTTGCGTACCACATCAAGATCTGAGAGTGAGAATACATTCTTCAGACACTTTACTAACCGGAACCTTGCCTTGATTGAATTTTGGGTCAGATTTGAAACAGCTTTGGAGGAATAACGGCAAAAAGAATTACAAGAAGATAATGCCAGCCTTCATACACTGCCTATACTCAAGACTTGTTGGAGTATCGAGAGTCATGGTAGAGAAGTGTATACTCATGAGGATTTTGCTGAATTTCAGAGTCAGGTGCTAGCAGCGAGGGATTATTGTCATATCAAAACAATCACGCAGATTGGTGAGCTCCGCACCATCAGCATTAGCAGCAACAGTGGCAAGGTTAGACAAGTTAGTTTCAACACTAGCACTAAGGAAACACACTGTTCTTGTAGGATGTTTGAATCCTTGGGTATCATTTGCCGTCACATCATTGTTGTCCTAAAGAATGAGGGCTGTAATGAAATTCCTAGTCAATATGTGCTACATAGGTGGACTAAAATGGCTGCGCGACACCTTGCCTATGATGCCAACGACCATGAGCTACAAGGGTCATCTACATGTCTTCCACCTGTCATAAAGAAGTTGTACGCGGAAACATGTTCAAATTTCAGCTTGGCACTTCATGTCGCAAAACATAGTGAGGAGAGATGAGATATCTTCACAAGGCTATTGGTGATGCCTACACACAATTGGGGCAGGAGGGAACAGTTAGTGAGCAAAGTAAAGTTCAAGAATTTGAATCCTTCATTGGAACATCATTCCCAACTGTGATCAACATTCACCCACCAGATGTAGCAAAAACAAAAGGGAGTGGTAAGAGATTGAAAAGGGGCTCGGAGCAGACCGTGACCCAAAAGAAAAAGAGGTAAAGTGACAAACCATGAAAATTTTGTTCATGCCCTTTCTGAAGTTGTACTAAGATGGTTTTGTTACTCTTTACAGGGCCAAAGAGCATCACAAAAATAAGTAGTTGTGGTGGTCTCACTGATGCGATGTTGGAATAATTATTTTTAGTCATTTTGTGTAGACTTGGTATAGTGGAAATCAATCCATTCAAGTCTGTGCTTCTCTGTCATTTACGCACTTTGATTGTTCCAGTGCAAAATGGCCGTATGTAAGAAGTGAATTTGCCATGCCAAATATATGCAACATGTTATGTAATCCTATTATGGTACCCGTTACCATGATCTGTGTATAAGTGTACAATTTATGTTTGGTGATGCGATGCAAAAATGGAGATGCAATTTGCAAAAGTTGACTGAGATTACCTGTTTTGGCATGGAACGCCTACTTTTTGCCATAATTATACAAGATATGGTCGATAATACCATGTCTTATTTTCAGGAATATTTCTGGATGACGGTTCTACAACAATGAATTGATCAAAACTCTGACACCAGGCCTAAAGTTTGAGAAATCTCAAAATGTGCAATGCAGTAGAATATGTAACATTCTAGATGTATAAAAAGCTGTACTGCTTTCCAAGTAGCAGCGTTAATCTGTTGTAGATTGTACATGAAGGCATGTCTCATCTTCATTTATATATTTATTTGACCGAGCTTTTGTTTTAAATTGTGCATAGCACCTGATAAAATTGGTAGATGTGCGGTTGTAGTAGCTTATGTAACTGTTGCGTGATTGCTCATTGCTGACTTTGGAAAACAATCTAAAATTTCCATGTAATATTTTCTTTGTACAATAAGAAAGTTGAAGCAACTTTATAAATAATTGTTTCTGTTGAGTTGTTTCGTAAGTGAACCAAAGAGATTTTATTTTGCAGCATTTTTTACGGAATTCGAGTGATTTTGAGCTTCCTGTGGTGATTCTGGAGAAGCCTGCCTAGGATCAGATTAGTTCATCTCTAAAAGCTACAAGGTGTATTTTCTGGAAGTATACCATCATCTAGTCTAAttatataattttgctgaccATCTTGGGAATTACTTTTCATCACGTCTTTCATGCAAGAACAATAGCTATCAAGAGATCTCTGAACATATTTTCTTTAGATTCTTCCATGCATCACAAGCATCCACATAAATTGTATGACAACCACACATCTAAAGTACAAAAAGCTTGCCATATTTTTTCTAACAAATGTACATTCTCGCTGATTACATGGTGCCAAAGAAAACAAAGCCTGGATAACCAGATCGGGACTAGCACAAGAGGTGAAATTATCAGTTTCATCATCTGTCATCTTGGGAGACATGAAGATGACTCCTATGAAGATTACCCAACCATAATTCATCAGCATGGGCTGATTCTTTGACCTCCTAGTTCATGCCTCCAGCTAATCGGTTTGAAGCCTGGTGAAGATGCGAAGGAAGGCGATGcttgcattttttccatgcttatCAAAGGCAAAAATATTGTTGGAGCGGGCAAGATGGCCCTGAATCTGAATAGTAGCGAATAGTCTGCTCTGGAACAACCATAAAACCATGATATAGAAAATAACGATGGATTATCCTCTATAAAGGGTTTGCTACATATAAAACACGGATTCCAAAGTATCAGATTTTTAGAATATAAAGGACAGTTCACTACTAGAGAAAAAGTGATGCAACATTGGGGATACATATTTGTTTTGGCTCGGCGGTAGTCAGCTAAAGAAGTTTTTGTTAAGTACTGAACGTGCAATGTTGATCAGTCCTTTTAGAACAACCATCAGTCAGTCGTACAATACAAGAAACAAAATGGCAGCTACTACTTATAGCTAGTGACCAATTATAGGAACATTCAATCTATGAGGTTTTGCAGATATATTATAAGGAACACCGACATTCTGCAAGCCATGGGTTACTAACCTGCATGAAAATAGGGAGTACATCCCTTGTAATTGACATGAAGATTGTACAAATATACTGCTCGTATGTTAATTTGGTACCCACAACACACTATTCCAATTCTGAATCAACAAAAGTATGCCTTTTCAGTCAACTAGAATAACATTGCTCATGCTTATCTCTCTGCCACTGGTTTAAGCAGAATGGGGGAAAGGCGTGGATGAAATTGTAATAGCAAAAATACCCTTAACAAATGGATAAAGGAAGAAGCAAACGTACCAAGATCCTTGAGCTGCTGCAGATGGTCAGTGCTGCTGACGGCGGTGGCGGTGGTAGGTTGAGTCGCCGATGCGCTCACAACGAGCGACCACTGCCAAAGGCGAAATCGGGGCACTCTTTAGATGTTCCGGTGGTAGGCTGCTGCTAGAAATTTCAAAAACGCAGATATTTGAGTGAGACGTCGCTCGATTGGTACAGGattgagagagattgagtgaaATTTACTAACCCAAAATCGCCTGGCGGCTGGCGCATTGGTACAAAAGAGGGAGAGAGCGGCGATTGGATTCAGTGAAGATCTTGAGGGAGGGAGATTGGTTCTTGAGCTCGCTGGGCCGTAACCCTAGCTCGCGGCGGTGGCTGTGCTGGTACAGGAGATGGAAGGAGAGAGAGACGACCTTGAGTGCAGGCGGAGGTCAATTTACTTGATTTACCTATGCTGCAAGGACTGTTTTGAAAACGTACCAGCAGGCCCATCTTCTAACCGATCTGGTCCCTGTCTTTTGCATCCAATGGCCCATATGTCGCTGGTGCACTCGGCGCACCAGTTCGCTCGTTTCACCAGATACATTCTCGGTTCAACAAATAAGCATGTTTCATGTGACTCTTGGGAGATAAAAAAGTTCATGCAAACAAGTTATGCTGTGTGTTGGGTGTGTACAAAAAATGTGGCATTCCTTACAAATACCCAACGTGTCACACTACTATGCGGTACAACTGCACGCTTCATGATCCATTCAACGGCAAAGCTGCTCTCTCCCAAAAGAAAGGAAAATGAAAGAAGAAAAAAGCTGCTACACACACGAGTAAACAAATTTTTTTGCCCCTTATTGTTTCTTTGCTCTTAAACGAACGGAAGCTGGGCAACATGTCGAAGGGAGTAGCGGAGCAGTACGCATTATTTCTTCTGAGCGTTAGTCGTGACGAGTCTGCTAGCTAGAGAGTGTAGGCGACGATTGCTGGTATCGGTTAAGGTCATCCCAGACCAAGTGCTCGACCTCCTCCCACGACGTTGCAGCTCGCAGCTCTTTCCACAGCCCAAATATAGCTGCCAGCACGTTGTCCTCGTGCAGCATGCAGTAGCACCTGCAATGTAAGAGCACCGTGCATCAGAGCCAAACATGTTTCTCCCTCCCTTGGGAGACCGACCGACTGACAAACCAACAAGGATCACTGATCATTCCGAGATAGAGCGCAGGGAAGGATAAAACACGGATAATGTGGGCTGCTCTGATTTATTTATGCATGTATGCACTTACATCGCGCGATATGACGCAGTGCTGAACTTCGAATTCCGCACCGACTTGTAGATATCATTGTTTGATTTCCCTCTCAGGAAAGGAAGCTGGTAGCTTCTTAGGTACTCCCTGAGAAGATCAATATCCCCACGGAAAACATCCAGGTGCAGCGGAATCAAGTCACATAGAGGATCCCCTGTTACGACAAACAGTTTTTGGTCGCAATCAAATTAAGATCAAATAAATATAAACTTTGATTTACAATCTAACAGAAGTTTTCACAGTGCAGACTGGTAGATATGAGCAGCTCAATTTAAGCATTTTTACAGATATATAGTTATCCCATCTTCGGTTTCAGATGCCAGTATTACGCAAACTATTTTGTTAAATGTTCAAATAAAGCAATGTCAGATTTCCAGGGAACAAAGTGAACTGGCCGCTTACCGATGGACAGATCACTGAAGTCAATTATATTAATTGCATCCAGTTTCTCCAGATCTCTCTCACAAGTGCTTTTGGCATCAGTGAGGGACCTCTGAGTAAGAATGTTATCGTCCATAATATCTGAATGTATCCAACAAGGGAATGTGTACACTGAGTCACCATCGTCATCCTGATTGTCCAATCATACCATTAAACACAAAGTTTGACCACAGATGCATATGAAGAAGATGAAATTGAAAAAGTACCTTAACAAACTTGATTAGAGAGCTCATATCAGCAGGGAGATATTCTTCAGCCTTCTCAATTAAAACTGTTGGGACAGTACCCCCCCTTCACAGATATGTAAACAATGTTGAGGTATAAAGCAGCGTATGGAATTCTATATAAATATAATATTATGGATTTATGGTAGGCTTGTAGCATTTTGGCTAAAACAACTCAATACCAAATCAATGCATAGTCATTGCTACTTATATATTGCTAATGTTGAAATGTTAAAATAATTTCGTCAAAGAATCATTTTAAAGAAATTCCGTAAAAAAAGAAATATTAAAACAATAAATAATGTAATGGTTATTTATTGGATGCCTGCCTCTACAATTTTTTTGTAACCCTAGTAGAGGATTTTAAGTTGCAAGTGAACCATTCTATAATTTGACAATATCTTCTTAATCACTTTACATCTGACTGTGGTCTGTGGACACAAAATTGACTTGCAGACCCACAGTTATTGGATAAAATAAAACTGAGCAACAAAATGTCCTGTTTTAGTAAAACTCATTAAAACTAGCCAAATAAACCTGCTTTAGAAGTTTTTCACTTACCAGTTAGCTAGGTGCTTCTTTATATTATTCCTTCTTCCGTTTAAAGTAGAAATTACTTGTTTCCATTCAGGTGGATCACTGTCTCTCACATTATTGTCTTCAGGTTTGGGTAATGGTTCCCCATGTGGAAGGGGTAATAAATGGATATTTCGCATTTGAACTCCCAAGGATGATGCCAGATTCAAAAGGTCAGCCTTGGACAATGTATCACGGCTAAGAAAAATGAAGAGAACAGTAAGCACGTATTTACATAATTAATTAAGTAATTACTCCCATTTTCACTTGAGAAATGAATAAAACTTACACACGAGCAAAGATATCCCCTTTGCATTTTCTCGTAACCATGTAAGGCCAAATAGGTTTGTTTGAACATTCAGTGGAACTATCCATTCCAAACTGCTGTTTGCTCCATAATCCAAGAGGAAAACAGCTGTTTGTGTAAGAAAGCTCCAGAGGATAGTATTTAGCCAAAACATCTGGCATTCCTTTTCCATCCCATGGGACTGTTCTGTAGACGCCATCTTCGTACACAAGAAATCCACTTGCAATGATCTCAGGGACGTGGTTGATCAAAGGCGAGCCAACTTTTCGCAGAAGATTATAGAACTCAAGCTGCATCAGGAAAGTGATCAATATCGTGAGTGTTGCATTTAATTTTATTAAGTTGCAGAACCAATGCAACATTACCTCTGTGCCTAAACCATGGGCAGAATAACCCAGGCCTCCTTCAGCATAGATTTTAATCACATTGTCAGAAACAATGAAGACCTGAAAAATTGTGGTACA encodes:
- the LOC125527816 gene encoding F-box protein At1g78280-like isoform X3 produces the protein MKLKDYVSYMELQHDEDPLYIFDDKFGETTPALLEDYRVPHLFQEDLFGVLDYEQRPAFRWLIIGPERSGASWHVDPGLTSAWNTLLCGRKRWALYPPGRVPGGVTVHVSDEDGDVDIETPASLQWWLDIYPHLAEHEKPLECTQLPGETIFVPSGWWHCVLNLETTVAVTQNFVNQSNFEHVCLDMAPGHCHKGVCRAGLLAVPGKSIRDIENHPPGTMSAWNHNDMTRAEKRLKGSGSGRASNSANQCASFEFSDVHESLENQVFSYDIGFLSQFLEKEKDHYTSVWSPTNPIGQREAREWLRRLWVLKPELRGLIWKGACLAISVDKWYACLEEISACHSLPPPSEDEKLPVGTGSNPVFIVSDNVIKIYAEGGLGYSAHGLGTELEFYNLLRKVGSPLINHVPEIIASGFLVYEDGVYRTVPWDGKGMPDVLAKYYPLELSYTNSCFPLGLWSKQQFGMDSSTECSNKPIWPYMVTRKCKGDIFARVRDTLSKADLLNLASSLGVQMRNIHLLPLPHGEPLPKPEDNNVRDSDPPEWKQVISTLNGRRNNIKKHLANWGGTVPTVLIEKAEEYLPADMSSLIKFVKDDDGDSVYTFPCWIHSDIMDDNILTQRSLTDAKSTCERDLEKLDAINIIDFSDLSIGDPLCDLIPLHLDVFRGDIDLLREYLRSYQLPFLRGKSNNDIYKSVRNSKFSTASYRAMCYCMLHEDNVLAAIFGLWKELRAATSWEEVEHLVWDDLNRYQQSSPTLSS